DNA sequence from the Heterodontus francisci isolate sHetFra1 chromosome 22, sHetFra1.hap1, whole genome shotgun sequence genome:
GTGAGAGATGCCCGTTCAGCTCAATATTCAAAACTGTTTGGTAACTCGCAATGGGATGCATAATGCGGCGTGGTAAGTATCTCTTTACATATCTATTTGGCGAACCTGTCGCCGAGCAGCGGTGGCAGGAAACACCaccaggcctcgccgccgccgccggcaatattggggccaggccttcccagcgtcagGGTGCAtggccactgttttttttcatgtttgtgcttttggcttgggctttcattattctgtcattttaacaccctctctgcactaatgctttgtctttcaccacaccattaacgcctttgtcccatgacctccttgtcaattattctctgtgacctgctgtcctatcaacaccttcacttttgttctcttttgccccacccccaccttatttgcttaaaacctaatacatttctaacctttgccagttctgatggaaagtcactgacctgaaatgttaactgtgcttttctctccatagatgctgccagacctgctgagtattttccagcactttttgttttatttcagatttccagcatcgacagtattttgcttttattatccatggAATTTTTTCAGTTTTCCTAAATAAATCAATATCCATAATTCTTACatacgaatcctcaaaaaaatgtaaaaaatagaagcactttcataacatctcCATCCTTCGAGGAATGAAATTATTTCCTGCGGTGCATTGCCCAGATCTGAAtgtagtactccagatggggtctatgCAGAACTCTGTACAGCTGGAACATTACTACCACCCATCACTGGTTACTAAGTGCTGCTGAATAATACTGTTGATGACCCTCTCTGCTGCTGATTTAGAACAGCTGATCAGATGGTTATTGGCTGGTTGGATCATCTTCACTAATATAATATTATGTGTTGTCTGGCCTACCGACAtctaccttgcagaggttcagcgccaactcacagacacttcttccaacttccccctggaccatgaccccaccactgaacatcaagtgaCTGCCCACAGGACTGACCTCatcccctctggagatcttccctctacagcttccaacctcatagtcctgcaacccactTCTacaagcccgcttctacctccttcccaaaatccactaaCAGGACTGTACCGGAAGACCCAttgcttcagcctgttcctgccccactgaacttatttcttcctatcttgactctatcttttctccccagtccagtcttttcccacctacatctatgactcttctgatgccctacgtcattttgacaatttccagtttcctggctccaaccgcctccccttcactatggacgtccaatccctctacacttccatcccccaccaggacggtttgaggactctccgcttcttccttgaacagaggccctaccagtccccatccaccaccaccctcctccgcctggctgaacttgttctcacattgaacgacttctccttcaactccactcacttccttcaagtaaaagtgttgctctgggtacccacatgggtcctcgttatgcctgtctttttgtgggatatgtcaaacattccttgttccagtcctactcaggccccctccccaaactctttttacggtacattgatgactgtatcggtgccagttCCTGCtgccgcccagaactggaaaacattatcaactttgcttccaattttcacccttccctcacctttacatggtccatctccgacacttaccttccctttcttgacttctctgtctccatctctggggataggctgtctactaatattcattataagcccaccaactcccacagctacctcgactgcacttcttcacaccctgccccctgtaaggactctgttctattctcccagtttctccatctctgacgcatctgctctgatgatgctaccttccatgacagcgcttctgatatgtcttcctttttcctcaaccaaggattcccccccactgtaattgacagggccctcaaccatgtctggcccatttcctgcacctctaccctcaccccttcccctccctcccagaaccatgacagggttccccttatcctcactttccaccccaccagcctccacatccaaaggatcatcctccgccagttcggcaacctccagcgtgatgccgctaccaaatgcatcttctcctcccttcccctgtcagcattctgaagggatcattccctctgcgacaccgagGTCTACTCCTCCATAACCCGcactttgtccccttcccacggcaccttcccctgcaatcgcaggaggtgtaataattgcccatttacctcctctctcctcactatccaaggccccaaacactcctttcaggtgaagcagcgatttacttatacttcttccactttagtgtactgtattcgctgctcacaatgtggtctcctctacattgggaagaccaacgcagactgagtgaccgctttgtgacacctcagctcagtccaaaagcatgatcccgagcttccggttgctggccatttcaacaataccccaccccccactctcatgcccacatctctgtcctggaattgctgcagtgttccaatgaacatcaacgcaagcttgaggaacaacacctcatttaccaattaggcactctacagcctgccagactgaacattgagttcagtaatatcagagcatgatgggcccccctttttatttttagttcttttttctttttaatgtgtttattttattttagtttgtttagtttgtttctactgagcCTACccactttttcatgtttgtgctttggcccagtactgttcatttttctgtcaattaacacaatctctgtactattgctttgtctttcactacaccattaacataccgtttgcctttgctccatgaccttctggtcagttattctctgtgaccctctgtcctatcaacacctcttttgttatctcttgccccacccccgctttacttgcttaaaaatattagatttctagcctctgccggttctgatgtagggtcactgacctgaaacgttaactctgcttctttctgcacagatgctgccagacctgctgagtatttcctgcatttcttgtttttatttcagatttccagcatctgcagtattttgcttttattgttggaTCTTCTTCACGCCTCACTGACTGAGGTACTTATCTGCCTTGATGGCGATGGAGGAATGAGACCCACGAGCTTAGATTCTGGTCGAATATAATTCAGCTGCTTGCAgtggcccacagcacctcgtggGTCATCAGTTTAGCTGTTCAATCTGTTCTTAATCTATCTCATTGAACACGATGGTCGTGACAACTGGTACAATGGTAGGGGGGCCTCTGTGTGTAGACATtgtttggtctccacaaggactgtgcagtggtcagtccgatcaatactgtcataaacagacacacaTGAGACAGCTAGCTGACTGAGAACAAGGAAAAGTAGTTTATTCCCTggtattggttctctcaccacctgcctgcGCTGTTATGGGTCCTTCGCTGATCCTAAACCGCTTTTCTTCCGTAACGAGTGGGCACCAGAGACTGGAGGGCGCTGTCGACACAGGGAAAAAAAGTTTGAATTTAATAAGTTTCTTAGGGGGCTAATTATAATTCGTAATTTCCCGTTTGTGGCCCGTTTAGAAAGGCTGTTTAGGAATCCGCGCAGGACAGGAAGTTCCCTGCATTAGGGAGGTCTGTGAGCAATGGTAGACTGATTACCCAGAATTAATCCCAGATCAGAAAGCCCCCTATCAATGACTACAGCAACCCAGTACGCCGGCGCGGGGCTGAGTAGTGTTTGGGGCATGCGTCGTGGGCTGGTAGGGACGGGCTGAGGTGAATTGGCGGtgcgggaggagattgtgggcgcaGGGGAGGAATTGAAGCTGTAGGTGAGGTCGTAAGCTTCAAGAACACCTGGGGTAGGCCTGAGGTCCCGAATAGGAGGCCACAGTCCCGGTGTTCACCCAGCGGTGACAGGCCCAGGTGAGCGGAGCTGCCATCTTGCGAGTGGGAGTCGGGGCGGATCAGGGACGTGGGGGCTTCCAACCCGTGACAGGCCTTGGTTACTTAGGCAACGGGCCGCCACCTTGGGAGAAGCAGGCGGGCTGTTCTGGGAGCATGGCGCATGCGCGGCCATCTTGGTTAGGGAATAATGTGGGGTCAATTGGTatttgtggaagagatttccaaacttgtcccagtctttgtgtgaagaagtgtttcttaaGTTCATTCCGGAAAGGTATGGCTCtaatttttgactatgcccccaaGTCCTAGGATCCCCAACTAGAGggaatagtttatctctatcttcATTTAAATCATCCCTTAATttactaaattccagggaatatgacccgagtttgtgtaatctcttcttgTAGTTTAACCTTtatagagtccaggtatcattccggTAAATCTACGCTACATTccctcaaaggccaatatatccttcctgaggtgtggtgccggaACTgcgctcagtactccaggtgtggtccgaccagggctttgtatagctgcagcatgacttccatcctcttgtattctagtcccctagttataaagaccagcattccattagcctttttcattATGTTCTGTACCTGTGCATGACATTTTAATCATCTATGTACCAAGTCTCTTTAGACCGCcacagtttctagcttttcaccatttagaaagtaccctgttctgttATTTTAGGTGCAAAGTGTATGATCTCCAATTATCACTGTTTTGCCCATTCGCTTAATCTATCAAAGCATCTTTGTCATTTTATGCTTCTGTCTACACTATTACAATGTCATCAATCTTTGTGTTATCAGGAAACTTGGATATGTGGTTCTCTATCACATGATCTAAGTAGTTAATGGACGCAGTGAATAGTTGAGGACCCAACACAGCTCCTTACGGGGCATCGCTATTCACATCTTTCCAGTTCATGTACCTGCCCATATCCCCACTCTCCATCGAAAATGATAAAGCACAGAAGGGCTTTGTGcttgtgcctgctctttgaaagagctatccaattagtcccattcccccctcGCACTGCAATGATTTCCCCTTCAAAATGGAGATCTGTTGGTCGAGGCAGAAGGCatcggtgaggtactaaatgagtagttGGCAtctgtttaccaaggaagaggatgttgCCAAAGCTATGGTAAATGAGGAACTTGCCAGGATACTGACTGAGATAAAAATAGATAAGGAGAAGCTACTAGAAAGCTGGTGCtattaaagtggataagtcaccctgTCCGATGGGAGGTGTCCTAGGTTGCTGAGGAAAGTAAGGATAGAAATTGCAGAGAtattggccacaatcttccaatcctccttagatacacggGTAGttccagagaactggaggattgcaaatgttacacccttgttcaaaaagggggagAAGGGTAAACCTGACAATGAgagcagtcagtttaacctcagtactggggaaacttttagaaaaaaatctgggagaaaattaacagccacttggacacgTATGGACTAATAAGGGCgaggcagcacagatttgtaatGGGCAAGttgtttgactaatttgattgagttttttgatgaggtaacactgAGGGCGGATGAGGCCAGTGCAGTTAATGTGTATATGGATTTTGGTTAAGTAACACTTATTAGATTTGTTAGTAAAATTGaaacccatgggataaaagggacagtagcagtttggatacaaaattggttaaggaGTAGATAACAGAGTTGTGATGAATGGCTGTTTTtgaactggagggaggtatacagtggagttccccaaggtttTTGTTTTTCATATACATTTAATAACTTGGACTTTAGGGcacagggcacaatctcaaaaattgcagatggtatgaaacttggaaatgtagtaaacagtgaggaagatcgtAATAGACTTCAGAAGTACATAAACAGGACACGTGGAAGATGAAACTCagcaaaagtgtgaggtgataaatTTTGGAAGGTTTGAGTCGAGAAAATGGTCTGAATTTAAAGGGGTGTTTGCACAGAAATCTctgaggtggcaggacaggttaacaataaagcatctgggatcctgggctttataattagaggcatagGGAGTACAAAAATCAGGAAGTTATCCTAAACCAGTATTATCTattagttccactccagctggagtattttgttcaattctgggcagcacactttaggaagaacgtgAATGGTTTGGAGAGTGTactgaagagatttactagaatgtttccagggatgagggattactgttacatggatagactggagaagctgggggtgttctccttggagcagagaagggtaagaggagatttaatagacttGTTTAAAGGGTTCAGATAGAATAAAcaaagaaactgttttcagtggctgaagggtcgataaccagagggcaaagatttaaggtgactggcaaaagaatcggaggcgacatgaagaaaatcactttacacaatgagtggtttggatttggaatgcactgtctggtacggtggaacataggagcaggagtaggccattcagcccatcgggcctgttccgccattcaattagatcatggctgatcatctccctctgctactttcccatgctatcccatatcccttgctggtggaagcggattcaataGTAGTTTTTTAAAGGGAATTCGattaatacttgaaggagaaaataactgcagagatatggggaaagagtgggggtgtgGAACATAAAtgcacagacccgatgggctgaatgacctctttctgtgctgtactattctatgatttaaCCAATTCCCTCTTGTAAgttcccattgaatctgcttccagcagcctttcaggcagtgcattccacagcagcgaaaacatttctccccatctcacctcAGCTCCTTCTTCCAGTTGCCTTccatctgtgtcctccagttactgaccttttttttatttatttatggggtctgggcatcgctggttaggccagcatttattgtccatccctcattgcccttgagaaggtggcggtgagctgctttcttgaactgctgcagtctgtttggtgtaggtacaccaacagtgctgttaggaaggaagttccaggtttttgacccagtgacagtgaaggaatggtgatatagttccaagtcagggtggtgtgtggcttggaggggaacttgcaggtggtggtgttcccatgcagctgctgcccttgtggtAAAGGtcgaaggtttggaaggtgctgtctaaggagccttggtgcattgctgcagtgcatcttgtagatggtacacactgctgccactgtgcttcggtggtggagggagtgaatgttgatggtgggctgctttgtcctggatggtatcgagcttcttgagtattgttagagctgcacccatccaggcaagtggagagtattccatcacactcctgacgtgtaccttatagatagtggacaggctttggggagttgggaggtgagttactcgctgcaggactcctagcctctgacctgctgctgtgaccacggtatttatatggctacttcagttcatgtTTCTGACATTGGAAACTGTGTTTCTCGTTATTTGCTTTGTCAAAGcccttcagaattttgaacacatcgattaaatctccttttaaccttctctgcacCAAGCAGAACAGTCCCAGCATCTCCagtctctccgcataactgaagtcctgAATGCCGGgtaacattccagtaaatctccagtGCATCCCCTTCAAGACTGtggcatccttccaaaagtgtggtgcccagaactgaacacaatacaatGTCCGTCTGGTATAGTGTGTAATCTCACTGGTCCTGGAGTAGAGGATATCAGTCTGGTATAATGTGTAACCTCGCTGGTCCTGGAGTAGAGGATATCAGTCTGGTATAGTGTGTAACCTCGCATGcatgcggtggtgttcccatgcatctgctgcccttgtctttctaggtggtagagattgcgggtttggaaagtgctgttgaagaagccttagtgagttgctgcagtgcatcttatagatgggtcTTGTCAATCactgaatcgttacagcacagaaggaggctatttggttcatcatgtctgcaccagctctccgaatgagctgttcacttagtgccattccctcgtcttctccctgtaaccatgcacattcttccttttcatgaatagtctaattcccttttgaatgattcaATTGAGAATGCTtctaccacactctgaggcagttcattccagatcctaaccactcactgtgtgaagcaTGGTGATAATCTctcaattactcccagtgccatgcaacaATGAGTAGATAGTGTGATGGGATTGGAAGAGGACACGTGTGCGATccagggatttacagctttggggaacaagagaggaaagagtgttccatggaaaccagaactgtctgttctgaatttctatccggtACTTACAGTGATGTAttgtgtaaactccttttacagggtattcaaAGGGGAGGATTTACTGATGGGATTTACCAGGACCTCCGTATCAtctgcctttgaatgtggaaggagaaatgtttgtctgttctgcctgTGGGATTTGATTTcatacatcagtgtgactggaaaagcaccaagacgcacacacccgagtgagagtgttccagtgcactgactgtggaaagagctttaaccagttatgcAGCCTGTATTATTAGGGGAGGATTTTCTGATGGGCAAACTCaaacacatcaagatctgacaatcACTGAATTCATTGGTATCTGAATGTCAGAGGTCATTGAATTTCGAAGGAGAAATGTTTCTGGGTCaaaatttcaaacatcagtgtgaccggaagagcacagagacacacacactggagtGAGaacgttccagtgcactgactgtggaaagaactttaaccagttacacaacctgaaaaaacatcacactgTTCACAaccgggagaaactgtacacgtgttgcgtgtgtgtggatgaggtttcaactGATCATCTAACATGCAGAAACAGAAGGACACCCACACCGCGGAgcaaccgtggaaatgtggggactgtgggaagggatttaaaTGCCCATCCAAACTAGAAattcatcgacgcagtcacaccggggagaaaccgttcacctgttccgtgtgtggaaagggatttgCTGTCCTATCCGGTCTCAaattacaccagcgagttcacactggggaaagaCCATTcacctgttctgtctgtgggaagaaATGTGCTTGttcatcccacctcatttcacaccaacttgttcactctgATATGCGACCttataaatgttctgactgtgagaagagctttaaaagcagcaaTGATCTACTGAggcaccaacgcactcacactggggaaaggccgttcacctgctctgtgtgtgggaagagattcggtCGTTCGTGCAATCTACTgttacaccagcaagttcacagcggggagaggccattcatctgccCCGTATGTGGGCGGAGATTCACACGGTCGTCCATCctcctgacacaccagcgagttcacaccggggagaggccattcacctgctccgtgtgtgggcagAGATTCAGTCGTTCATGCACTTTGCtgtcacaccagcaagttcacaccgggaagaggccattcacctgctctgtgtgtgggaaaggattcaatcGCCCGTCTACCCTgctgacacatcagcgagttcacatgaCTGCAGGCATAGGAAGGTCAGAACTGCAGGAGGGcattttg
Encoded proteins:
- the LOC137381314 gene encoding zinc finger protein 235-like, producing MQKQKDTHTAEQPWKCGDCGKGFKCPSKLEIHRRSHTGEKPFTCSVCGKGFAVLSGLKLHQRVHTGERPFTCSVCGKKCACSSHLISHQLVHSDMRPYKCSDCEKSFKSSNDLLRHQRTHTGERPFTCSVCGKRFGRSCNLLLHQQVHSGERPFICPVCGRRFTRSSILLTHQRVHTGERPFTCSVCGQRFSRSCTLLSHQQVHTGKRPFTCSVCGKGFNRPSTLLTHQRVHMTAGIGRSELQEGILPLEPVPPSQ